A portion of the Agrobacterium tumefaciens genome contains these proteins:
- a CDS encoding acyltransferase family protein, translating into MVQSSPERFILLDGIRGVAALFIVHRHAEQFFGRDDASSYLAVDLFFALSGFVLAHAYSMKLREGAITPGFFMKARLARLYPLYGLGLALMASYFICLYLLGLPTPIDDLHRHINPGELAIALLTGLLFVPAPFTLTLNGALFLVSPAWSLFNELVVNAVYGRWGVRATTKQTIVVLAVSACVLVVAAAEFGKLHAGFRWHEMYAGMGRVFFSFFAGVLVYRFRNRITELKPIQAALCLMLVCVILAVPISRELRPFFDLAVVLLVWPTVLFVASRIVPGRRVGILSTFLGTASYAVYVLHIPLLAWTDFLVPAVDRENIALPVGVAFLIGTTCLSWYLTVHFDQPVQTWLKGRLRKRAGVGQPV; encoded by the coding sequence ATGGTCCAGTCTTCCCCGGAACGCTTCATATTGCTCGATGGCATAAGGGGCGTAGCTGCGCTCTTCATCGTGCATCGCCATGCCGAACAGTTTTTCGGGAGAGACGACGCTTCGAGCTATCTCGCCGTCGATTTGTTCTTCGCCTTGAGCGGTTTTGTGCTGGCGCATGCCTACAGCATGAAACTGCGCGAAGGGGCGATTACGCCAGGCTTCTTCATGAAGGCGCGCCTTGCGCGACTTTATCCACTGTATGGGCTGGGGCTGGCGTTGATGGCGTCCTATTTCATCTGCCTCTACCTGTTGGGCCTGCCGACGCCGATCGATGATCTTCATCGCCACATCAATCCCGGTGAGCTGGCGATCGCGTTGTTGACCGGGCTTCTTTTTGTTCCGGCACCCTTCACGCTTACATTGAACGGCGCATTGTTTCTGGTGAGCCCGGCATGGTCGCTTTTCAACGAGCTGGTGGTGAATGCGGTTTATGGCCGGTGGGGTGTGCGGGCGACTACGAAACAGACTATCGTGGTGCTGGCTGTCAGCGCCTGCGTCCTTGTCGTGGCGGCTGCTGAGTTTGGGAAGTTGCATGCGGGGTTTCGATGGCACGAAATGTATGCCGGCATGGGAAGGGTGTTTTTCTCGTTTTTCGCAGGCGTGCTGGTTTACCGCTTCCGCAATCGCATAACCGAGCTGAAGCCCATCCAGGCGGCCCTCTGTCTTATGCTGGTCTGCGTCATCCTCGCCGTGCCAATTTCGCGTGAGCTTCGGCCCTTCTTTGATCTCGCGGTGGTTCTGCTCGTCTGGCCGACGGTATTGTTCGTAGCCAGCAGGATAGTGCCGGGTCGCAGGGTGGGAATCTTGTCGACGTTTCTCGGCACAGCTTCCTACGCCGTCTATGTGCTGCATATTCCGCTGCTGGCCTGGACGGATTTTCTGGTGCCTGCCGTTGATAGGGAAAACATCGCTTTGCCGGTCGGTGTCGCTTTCCTGATAGGGACGACGTGTCTGTCATGGTACCTGACAGTCCATTTTGATCAGCCAGTGCAGACATGGCTCAAAGGTCGCCTGAGAAAGCGGGCAGGGGTCGGGCAACCGGTGTGA
- a CDS encoding MacB family efflux pump subunit: MADPLICLKSVRRDYPSGEGTITVLKNIDLIIEAGEMVAVVGASGSGKSTLMNILGCLDRPTSGSYSIRGRQTGNLDADQLSELRRENLGFIFQRYHLLVELTALGNVEIPAIYAGKSQSDRRSDAARLLGRLGMADRLDHRPGQLSGGQQQRVSIARALMNDAEIILADEPTGALDSASGDEVLRILDELHAEGRTVIIVTHDMSIARRAERIVEISDGAIISDRRADAAPVRTDDAKPSMVSGGASSLAGLVSSLREALRMALLSMQAHKLRSFLTMLGIIIGIASVISVVALGQGSQQRVLQNISSLGTNTLEIFAGKDFGDIRSGKITTLVVSDAEALAKQSYVAAVTPTVSTSSTVRFGAKEANALVNGVSERYFVAKGTKLSQGRFFDAASVAQKAQEVVIDENTRKSLFADFDGSPIGQVILIGKVPARIVGITQAQQGGFGSSQNLSLYLPYTAVQSRFLGSLSLRSITVQVSDDIDAAIAEQAVTVLLTQRHGTRDFYILNTDDIRQTITSTTQTMTLLVAAIAVISLLVGGIGVMNIMLVSVSERVSEIGVRMAVGARRSDILRQFLIEAVLVCIIGGTLGILGSFGFGALFSAFSSNFAMVYSTVSIIAAFVCSTLIGVVFGYLPARNASNLDPVAALSAG, encoded by the coding sequence ATGGCTGATCCTCTGATTTGCCTTAAATCCGTGCGGCGGGATTATCCGTCCGGTGAAGGTACGATTACCGTACTCAAGAATATCGACCTCATCATCGAGGCCGGCGAGATGGTGGCGGTCGTCGGCGCTTCCGGATCGGGCAAGTCGACGCTGATGAATATTCTCGGTTGCCTCGACCGGCCGACCTCAGGGAGCTACAGCATCAGGGGGCGGCAGACGGGCAATCTCGATGCAGACCAGCTTTCGGAATTGCGGCGAGAAAACCTCGGTTTTATTTTCCAGCGTTACCATCTGCTTGTCGAACTGACAGCGCTCGGCAATGTCGAAATTCCGGCGATCTACGCCGGAAAGTCACAAAGCGATCGCAGGAGCGATGCCGCCAGGTTGCTCGGTCGCCTTGGCATGGCGGACCGCCTCGATCATCGTCCGGGCCAGCTTTCCGGCGGCCAGCAGCAACGCGTTTCCATCGCGCGCGCCCTTATGAACGATGCCGAAATCATTCTTGCCGACGAGCCGACCGGTGCGCTCGACAGCGCGAGCGGCGACGAGGTGTTGCGCATCCTCGACGAGCTGCATGCCGAAGGGCGCACTGTCATTATCGTCACGCACGATATGTCAATTGCACGACGTGCCGAACGGATCGTCGAAATCAGCGACGGCGCCATCATTTCCGACCGCAGGGCGGATGCCGCGCCGGTTCGGACGGATGACGCCAAACCCTCTATGGTTTCCGGCGGGGCCTCCAGTCTCGCTGGTCTCGTATCCTCGCTGCGGGAGGCATTGCGCATGGCGCTCCTGTCGATGCAGGCGCACAAGCTGCGCAGCTTTCTCACCATGCTCGGTATCATCATCGGCATCGCATCGGTCATCAGCGTCGTGGCGCTGGGGCAGGGGTCACAGCAGCGCGTGCTGCAGAATATCTCAAGCCTCGGCACCAACACGCTGGAAATCTTCGCGGGCAAGGATTTTGGCGACATAAGGTCGGGCAAGATCACCACGCTGGTCGTCTCCGACGCCGAGGCACTTGCCAAACAATCCTATGTCGCGGCTGTGACGCCCACGGTCTCGACCTCCAGTACGGTGCGTTTCGGCGCGAAGGAGGCAAATGCGCTTGTGAATGGTGTCAGCGAGCGGTATTTCGTCGCCAAGGGCACGAAGCTGTCACAAGGGCGCTTTTTCGATGCCGCAAGCGTCGCGCAGAAAGCCCAGGAGGTGGTGATTGATGAGAACACCCGCAAATCGTTGTTTGCGGATTTCGACGGCAGCCCCATCGGTCAGGTCATCCTCATCGGCAAGGTGCCGGCCCGCATCGTCGGCATCACGCAGGCGCAGCAGGGCGGTTTCGGTTCAAGCCAGAACCTTTCACTTTATCTGCCCTATACTGCCGTCCAGTCACGCTTTCTCGGCAGCCTGTCGCTGCGCAGCATCACGGTGCAGGTGAGTGACGATATTGACGCCGCAATTGCCGAACAGGCGGTGACGGTTCTTCTCACCCAGCGGCATGGAACGCGGGATTTCTACATTCTCAACACTGACGATATTCGCCAGACCATCACCAGTACAACGCAGACCATGACGCTGCTGGTTGCGGCGATCGCGGTGATTTCGCTTCTGGTCGGCGGCATAGGGGTGATGAACATCATGCTCGTTTCCGTTTCCGAACGTGTATCGGAAATCGGCGTGCGCATGGCAGTCGGCGCACGGCGCAGTGACATACTGCGCCAGTTCCTGATCGAGGCAGTGCTCGTCTGCATCATCGGCGGAACGCTGGGAATTTTGGGCAGCTTCGGCTTCGGGGCGCTTTTCTCCGCCTTCAGCAGCAATTTCGCCATGGTCTATTCCACGGTGTCGATCATTGCTGCCTTCGTCTGCTCGACACTGATAGGCGTCGTTTTCGGCTATCTGCCGGCCCGCAACGCATCGAACCTCGATCCTGTTGCGGCCCTGTCGGCGGGTTGA
- a CDS encoding response regulator, whose product MATVSVTHILIVDDDPEIRTLLAKYLGSQGFRVSMAADKREFEEQFACSDPDLIVLDVMLPDGSGLDICRDLQGRRPRTPVILLTALKEDVDRIVGLEIGADDYLGKPFNPRELTARIKAVLRRAVPQEVPRGSSTAYGFADFTADPEQRSVIHASGERIELTGAEFDLLKVFLDRPGRLLSRDQLLDLTQGKDRGPFDRSVDVLMSRLRKKLETDARAPIFKTVRNGGYQMTVQVRTLPVHR is encoded by the coding sequence ATGGCGACAGTTTCGGTGACACATATTTTGATCGTGGATGATGATCCGGAGATACGCACATTGCTCGCGAAATATCTCGGCTCGCAGGGGTTTCGCGTTTCGATGGCAGCCGACAAGCGTGAGTTCGAAGAACAGTTCGCCTGCTCCGATCCGGATCTCATCGTGCTCGACGTGATGCTGCCGGATGGTTCCGGCCTCGATATCTGCCGCGATCTCCAAGGCCGCCGGCCGCGCACGCCCGTCATTCTCCTGACAGCGCTCAAGGAGGATGTCGACCGGATCGTCGGGCTGGAAATCGGCGCCGACGACTATCTTGGCAAACCCTTCAATCCGCGAGAACTGACGGCGCGGATCAAGGCCGTGCTGCGCCGCGCAGTACCTCAGGAAGTACCTCGCGGCTCATCCACCGCTTATGGTTTTGCGGACTTCACCGCCGATCCGGAACAGCGCTCCGTCATCCACGCCAGCGGTGAGAGGATCGAGCTGACGGGGGCGGAGTTCGATCTGCTGAAAGTCTTCCTCGACAGGCCCGGCCGGCTTCTTTCCCGCGATCAGCTGCTCGATCTTACGCAGGGCAAGGACCGGGGACCGTTCGACCGCTCCGTCGACGTGTTGATGAGCCGGTTGCGCAAGAAGCTCGAAACCGATGCCCGGGCTCCGATCTTCAAGACCGTTCGCAATGGCGGTTACCAGATGACGGTTCAGGTCAGAACCCTGCCGGTGCATCGATGA
- a CDS encoding cold-shock protein, which yields MNTGTVKWFNATKGFGFIQPDNGGTDVFVHISAVERAGLRSLNDGQKITYDIVQDRKSGKSSADNLRAA from the coding sequence ATGAACACTGGTACTGTAAAGTGGTTCAACGCCACCAAGGGCTTCGGCTTCATTCAGCCTGACAACGGCGGCACGGACGTTTTCGTTCACATTTCGGCTGTTGAGCGCGCAGGTCTGCGTTCGCTGAACGACGGCCAGAAGATCACCTACGACATCGTGCAGGACCGCAAGTCCGGCAAGAGCTCCGCTGACAACCTTCGCGCAGCTTGA
- a CDS encoding glycoside hydrolase family 88/105 protein encodes MKATDYFDQFTSRYRHYKGGSWCYEDGCVYRGLQHLFEATGERRWNEHLHRLADTQIAADGVLAGYDPQEYNIDHILAGRILFPLAAETGDPRYLAAAEHLAGQLRSHPRTGSGNYWHKKRYPHQVWLDGLYMGLPFQIEYAQATGDAELIDDALQQFSTALTLTADAGGLYVHGYDESRNQRWADPVSGQSPAVWARAVGWLAMALVDALVMLPADGATIELRERAGLLLAGIVARQTKTGLWMQVLDKPDLAGNYEETSASAMFAYALLRAARLGLLQGEEAKAALSAGRSALDALLERQLKVDEKGIVRLTGIVHVAGLGGFEGNYRDGSPDYYLTEPVVSDDAKGVGPLMMAYAESLLLA; translated from the coding sequence ATGAAAGCCACTGATTATTTTGATCAATTCACCAGCCGATATAGGCACTACAAGGGCGGAAGCTGGTGTTATGAGGATGGCTGTGTCTATCGGGGTTTGCAGCACCTGTTCGAAGCGACCGGCGAGCGTCGCTGGAACGAACATCTGCATCGTCTGGCTGACACCCAGATAGCGGCAGACGGAGTGCTCGCCGGTTACGATCCTCAGGAATACAATATCGATCACATCCTTGCCGGTCGCATTCTGTTTCCTCTGGCAGCGGAAACGGGCGATCCGCGTTATCTCGCTGCGGCGGAACATCTTGCTGGCCAACTCCGCAGCCATCCGCGTACGGGCTCCGGTAATTACTGGCACAAGAAGCGTTATCCGCATCAGGTCTGGCTGGATGGCCTTTATATGGGACTTCCTTTCCAGATCGAATATGCGCAGGCGACTGGTGACGCCGAACTGATCGACGATGCGCTACAGCAATTCTCAACCGCACTCACGCTGACGGCGGATGCCGGTGGGCTCTATGTCCATGGTTATGACGAAAGCCGCAACCAGCGCTGGGCCGACCCCGTGAGCGGCCAATCCCCGGCCGTATGGGCTCGCGCCGTCGGCTGGCTCGCCATGGCGCTGGTCGATGCGTTGGTGATGTTGCCGGCTGATGGCGCAACGATCGAACTTCGGGAACGCGCGGGCCTACTTCTGGCCGGTATTGTTGCCCGGCAGACTAAAACCGGTCTCTGGATGCAGGTGCTGGACAAACCGGATCTTGCCGGAAACTACGAGGAAACCTCCGCTTCGGCGATGTTCGCCTATGCCTTACTGCGGGCTGCGCGGCTGGGGCTTTTGCAGGGCGAGGAGGCAAAGGCGGCTCTTTCGGCGGGCCGGTCCGCGCTTGATGCCCTGCTTGAGAGACAGCTCAAGGTGGACGAAAAGGGTATCGTCCGTCTCACCGGCATCGTGCATGTCGCGGGCCTTGGCGGTTTCGAGGGCAATTATCGCGATGGGTCTCCGGATTATTACCTGACCGAGCCGGTTGTATCCGATGACGCCAAAGGCGTCGGGCCGCTGATGATGGCCTATGCCGAAAGCCTGCTTTTGGCATGA
- a CDS encoding Gfo/Idh/MocA family protein, with protein sequence MPERVKRKRYALVGTGNRGTTMWGRELLAGWSDYVELVGICDLNLMRAERARAMMGSAAPLYDDFDRMMAEQRPELVIVCTPDDTHDDIIIRALEGGADVISEKPMTTTPEKIDRIRAAEAESGRRVDVSFNYRFSPTAARIKELIDDGAIGTVTSVDFHWYLDNQHGADYFRRWHAFTEHSGSLFVHKATHHFDLLNWYLDSDPVEVKGFGQLLHYGKNGPFRGTRCRTCPHKDECDYFMDLGADPFLDALYEDPSTVDGYMRDACVFREEIDIPDTMSASIRYANGVQVSYSLNTYMPIEGHHIAFNGHKGRIEMRQYEKQPWTEPPADEILLVKSFGGGVERIWVPHEPGGHYGGDNRMRDMIFKPGSNDRLRQRAGSRAGAMSVLCGVAALKSAREGGAAAVKSLPI encoded by the coding sequence ATGCCTGAAAGGGTGAAACGCAAACGTTATGCACTGGTCGGCACCGGCAATCGTGGCACCACCATGTGGGGGCGCGAACTTCTGGCCGGGTGGAGCGACTATGTCGAACTGGTCGGCATTTGCGACCTGAACCTGATGCGCGCAGAACGGGCCCGCGCCATGATGGGGTCGGCCGCTCCGCTTTACGACGACTTCGACCGGATGATGGCCGAGCAACGCCCGGAACTGGTAATCGTCTGCACGCCCGACGATACTCATGACGACATCATTATCCGCGCGCTCGAGGGCGGTGCCGATGTCATCAGCGAAAAACCCATGACCACCACCCCGGAAAAGATTGACCGCATCCGCGCGGCGGAGGCCGAAAGCGGCCGCCGCGTCGACGTTTCCTTCAATTATCGCTTTTCGCCGACGGCGGCGCGCATCAAGGAGCTGATCGACGACGGCGCGATCGGCACCGTTACCTCGGTAGATTTCCACTGGTATCTCGATAACCAGCACGGTGCGGATTATTTCCGCCGCTGGCACGCTTTCACCGAACATTCAGGCAGCCTGTTCGTCCACAAGGCCACACACCACTTCGATCTTCTGAATTGGTATCTCGATTCCGACCCGGTGGAAGTGAAGGGCTTTGGGCAATTGCTGCATTATGGCAAGAACGGACCGTTCCGGGGAACGCGCTGTCGTACCTGTCCGCACAAGGACGAGTGCGACTATTTCATGGATCTCGGGGCCGACCCGTTCCTGGACGCGCTTTACGAGGACCCGTCGACTGTGGATGGCTATATGCGTGACGCCTGCGTCTTTCGCGAGGAGATCGACATCCCCGACACGATGAGTGCCTCGATTCGCTATGCGAACGGCGTGCAGGTCTCCTATTCGCTCAATACCTATATGCCGATCGAGGGACACCACATCGCGTTTAACGGCCATAAAGGACGCATCGAGATGCGCCAATATGAAAAGCAGCCGTGGACTGAGCCCCCAGCCGACGAAATACTGCTGGTAAAAAGTTTCGGTGGCGGTGTCGAGCGTATCTGGGTGCCGCATGAGCCGGGCGGCCATTATGGCGGCGACAATCGCATGCGCGACATGATCTTCAAGCCCGGTTCGAACGACCGGCTGCGGCAGCGGGCGGGTTCGCGCGCCGGCGCCATGTCCGTGCTCTGCGGCGTAGCCGCATTGAAAAGCGCCCGCGAGGGTGGTGCAGCGGCGGTGAAATCCCTGCCCATCTAG
- a CDS encoding ATP-binding protein translates to MSSLRNRIAALLIVSIIAVIALATVVADQTLQPPPPDATIEPVARSLAFAVTMAERDPSLQQPRYFRIEQKPPEGDLDGMLSEFLEKALAQVGEPRTAIVIRAPGSSAPVAAIALEKSGWLVAEIPHMGPPPGGWKIFGMWIGLIILGSAAVSIFAARKITRPLDMLENAAASIGPDGSLPHLSETGPGEIRATARALNELARRLKAAMESRMRLVAAAGHDLRTPMTRMRLRAEFIENDEERGKWLADLEELNAIADSAILLVREEVSQDTVKMIDIGRLLGEIVSELSDLGYADTLDFMKPEAAMIIKAAPLALKRALRNLILNAVTHGKTARIDLTEDESEVVVTIRDEGPGIPQELIGRVFEPFFRVDLGRRKSIPGVGLGLAIAREIIERFGGTITIANHKKQGLIQTVILAKVA, encoded by the coding sequence ATGAGCTCGCTCAGAAACCGTATCGCCGCACTGTTGATCGTCTCCATCATCGCGGTCATCGCGCTTGCAACTGTGGTGGCAGATCAGACATTGCAGCCGCCGCCGCCAGATGCCACCATCGAGCCCGTTGCCCGCAGCCTTGCCTTTGCCGTGACCATGGCCGAACGCGACCCCTCGCTGCAACAACCCCGCTATTTCCGCATCGAACAGAAGCCGCCTGAAGGTGATCTCGATGGAATGCTTTCGGAGTTTCTAGAAAAGGCCCTTGCACAGGTTGGCGAGCCGCGCACCGCAATTGTGATCCGCGCGCCAGGAAGTAGTGCCCCGGTGGCGGCTATAGCGCTGGAAAAAAGCGGATGGCTGGTCGCGGAAATTCCGCATATGGGTCCTCCCCCGGGCGGCTGGAAGATTTTCGGCATGTGGATCGGGCTGATCATTCTTGGCAGTGCTGCTGTTTCCATCTTTGCTGCCAGAAAGATCACCCGCCCCCTCGACATGCTGGAAAACGCCGCTGCAAGCATCGGACCCGATGGTTCGCTACCCCATTTGTCGGAAACAGGTCCGGGTGAAATCCGCGCCACGGCGCGGGCCTTGAACGAACTCGCCCGCCGCCTGAAGGCGGCAATGGAAAGCCGAATGCGCCTCGTCGCAGCCGCTGGCCATGACTTGAGAACCCCAATGACCCGCATGCGCCTGCGGGCAGAATTCATCGAAAACGACGAAGAGCGGGGCAAATGGCTGGCGGACCTCGAGGAACTGAACGCCATCGCGGATAGCGCCATTCTGCTTGTGCGCGAGGAAGTGAGCCAGGATACCGTCAAGATGATCGATATCGGCAGGCTTCTCGGCGAAATCGTCAGCGAACTTTCTGATCTCGGTTACGCTGATACCCTCGACTTTATGAAACCGGAAGCCGCCATGATCATCAAGGCCGCTCCGCTTGCGCTTAAAAGAGCCTTGCGCAACCTCATCCTCAATGCCGTCACCCATGGCAAAACGGCACGGATCGATCTAACCGAGGACGAGAGCGAGGTCGTCGTTACAATCCGTGATGAAGGCCCTGGCATTCCGCAGGAACTGATCGGCCGGGTTTTCGAGCCCTTCTTTCGGGTCGATCTCGGGCGGCGAAAGTCGATCCCTGGTGTGGGGTTGGGTCTTGCCATCGCCAGGGAAATCATCGAGCGCTTCGGTGGCACGATCACCATCGCGAACCACAAAAAACAGGGCCTGATCCAGACGGTGATCTTGGCAAAAGTGGCATGA
- the rpsU gene encoding 30S ribosomal protein S21 yields the protein MQVLVRDNNVEQALRVLKKRMQREGIFREMRARESYEKPSEKRIREEAEAVRRHRKMAKKKLQREGLLPAPKKVARAR from the coding sequence TTGCAGGTACTCGTCAGGGATAACAATGTAGAGCAAGCCCTCCGCGTCTTGAAAAAGAGGATGCAGCGCGAGGGTATCTTCCGTGAGATGCGCGCACGGGAATCTTACGAAAAGCCGTCGGAAAAGCGTATCCGCGAAGAAGCCGAAGCTGTGCGCCGCCACCGCAAGATGGCGAAGAAAAAATTGCAGCGCGAGGGATTGCTTCCTGCTCCCAAAAAGGTTGCCCGCGCTCGATAA
- a CDS encoding efflux RND transporter periplasmic adaptor subunit: MKMARKAGVALTVVALALGGYWFSSQYTRAATPGYITSSVKRGDIEQTVLATGTLKPVRLVAVGAQASGRITAVKVALGDTVKAGDLIAEVDSVTQNNSLRTALAALANVKAQRVEKQATLVLNRQSLVRQQEMVSKNAASRADFESATAALAVTQAQIEAIDAQIEEAQVAVETAKANLGYTRITAPIEGTVLSIVSQEGQTVNATQSAPTIVILGQLDRMTVRTEISEADVTRVKASLPVYFTVLGEPQQRYDATLTSIEPAPESVRSDSSFSSSTSSSTTSSSSSTSSSEAIYYNGVFEVPNPDGKLRTYMTAEVHIVLGEAKDVLTVPAAALGSKGANDDYAVRVVDTDGRISERRVQIGLNDKVTAEVRSGLAENERVVTGELSIDTTKNAVPGPGGPPMGF, from the coding sequence ATGAAAATGGCTCGCAAAGCAGGTGTGGCGCTGACGGTTGTCGCGCTCGCCCTGGGTGGCTACTGGTTTTCGTCACAATATACGCGGGCCGCAACGCCCGGTTATATCACCTCGTCTGTGAAGCGCGGTGATATCGAGCAGACTGTTCTGGCGACTGGAACGCTCAAACCCGTTCGTCTGGTCGCCGTCGGCGCGCAGGCCTCCGGTCGCATCACCGCCGTCAAGGTCGCACTTGGAGATACGGTCAAGGCGGGCGATCTCATTGCCGAGGTCGATTCCGTTACCCAGAATAACAGCCTGCGCACGGCGCTGGCAGCGCTTGCCAACGTGAAGGCGCAGCGGGTGGAAAAGCAGGCGACACTTGTTCTCAACCGCCAGAGCCTTGTCCGCCAACAGGAAATGGTGTCGAAAAATGCCGCCTCCCGTGCGGATTTCGAAAGCGCCACTGCAGCGCTCGCAGTCACCCAGGCGCAGATCGAAGCGATCGACGCCCAGATCGAGGAGGCGCAGGTCGCTGTCGAAACGGCAAAGGCCAATCTCGGCTATACGAGGATCACCGCGCCCATCGAAGGCACTGTTCTGTCTATCGTCAGTCAGGAAGGGCAGACCGTCAACGCCACGCAGTCCGCGCCGACAATCGTGATCCTAGGCCAGCTTGACCGGATGACGGTGCGCACGGAAATTTCCGAAGCAGATGTGACGCGCGTAAAAGCCAGTTTGCCAGTTTACTTCACGGTGCTGGGTGAGCCGCAACAGCGTTACGACGCGACGCTTACGTCCATTGAACCGGCGCCTGAATCAGTGCGCAGCGACTCCAGCTTCAGCTCCTCGACGTCTTCCTCGACCACATCGTCCTCTTCCAGCACCTCGTCGTCGGAGGCGATCTATTATAATGGCGTGTTCGAAGTGCCGAACCCGGACGGCAAGTTGCGCACCTATATGACGGCGGAGGTCCATATCGTCCTTGGTGAAGCCAAGGACGTGCTAACCGTTCCGGCGGCGGCCCTTGGTAGCAAAGGCGCCAACGATGACTATGCCGTGCGTGTGGTAGACACCGATGGCAGAATTTCCGAACGCAGGGTCCAGATCGGTCTGAACGACAAGGTAACGGCGGAAGTGCGTTCCGGCCTTGCCGAGAACGAGCGCGTGGTGACCGGCGAACTTTCCATCGACACCACCAAAAACGCCGTGCCGGGGCCTGGTGGCCCGCCGATGGGTTTTTGA
- a CDS encoding acyl carrier protein → MSTIADRIKKIIVDQLGADPGTVVDDANFVDDLGADSLEVVQVVMEIEEEFGVEIPDSAASTILTVGDAIRFIEKNKA, encoded by the coding sequence ATGTCCACCATCGCCGACCGTATTAAAAAAATCATCGTTGACCAGCTTGGCGCAGATCCCGGCACGGTTGTCGATGACGCCAATTTTGTCGACGATCTCGGTGCCGATTCCCTCGAAGTGGTTCAGGTTGTCATGGAAATCGAGGAAGAATTCGGAGTGGAAATCCCCGATTCGGCCGCAAGCACAATCCTGACCGTTGGCGACGCCATCCGCTTCATCGAAAAAAACAAGGCTTGA